A region of Rhodoferax potami DNA encodes the following proteins:
- a CDS encoding acyl-CoA dehydrogenase family protein — MYDTSYLQWPFFEEHHAHLAQALDDWATNHVPQHHEADVDAACRALVRSLGQGGWLRHAVGGMAYGGAQDSMDTRSICLIRETLGRHSGLADFAFAMQGLGSGAISLAGSPAQKEAYLPRVARGDAIAAFALSEPEAGSDVAAMQCAARVEGDHAVLQGCKTWISNGGIADFYVVFARTGEAPGARGISAFIVDADTPGFSVSERIHVMAPHPLGTLRFDNCRIPLSQRIGAAGEGFKVAMRTLDVFRTSVAAAALGFARRALAEGLHRATQRKMFNQTLADFQLTQAKLAQMATTIDSSALLVYRAAWQRDQGRPVTKEAAMAKMVSTEGAQHVIDAAVQLWGGMGVVSEVPVERLYREIRALRIYEGATEVQQLIIARELLRDTGYSSLHKPT, encoded by the coding sequence ATGTACGACACGAGTTATCTCCAATGGCCCTTCTTTGAGGAGCACCACGCACATCTGGCGCAAGCGCTGGATGACTGGGCGACGAACCATGTGCCGCAGCATCACGAGGCGGATGTGGATGCCGCATGCCGTGCGCTAGTCCGGTCCTTGGGGCAAGGGGGCTGGCTTCGCCACGCGGTGGGCGGCATGGCCTATGGCGGTGCGCAGGACAGCATGGACACGCGCAGTATTTGTCTGATCCGTGAAACGCTGGGGCGTCACTCCGGTCTGGCGGACTTCGCGTTTGCCATGCAGGGTTTGGGCTCTGGTGCTATCAGCCTGGCGGGAAGCCCTGCGCAAAAAGAGGCCTACCTTCCGCGTGTGGCCCGCGGTGACGCGATTGCTGCTTTTGCACTGTCGGAACCCGAGGCCGGCTCGGATGTTGCTGCAATGCAGTGTGCTGCGCGGGTCGAGGGTGACCACGCGGTGCTGCAGGGCTGCAAGACATGGATTTCCAATGGTGGCATCGCAGACTTTTATGTGGTGTTTGCGCGCACTGGAGAAGCGCCCGGCGCGCGAGGTATCAGTGCATTTATTGTCGATGCGGATACACCGGGCTTTTCGGTGAGCGAGCGGATTCATGTCATGGCACCCCACCCGTTGGGGACGCTGCGCTTTGACAACTGTCGTATTCCTCTGAGCCAGCGTATCGGCGCTGCGGGCGAGGGCTTCAAGGTAGCCATGCGGACCCTGGATGTGTTCCGCACGTCTGTTGCCGCAGCGGCGTTGGGTTTTGCCCGGCGGGCGCTTGCTGAAGGCTTGCATCGCGCCACGCAGCGCAAGATGTTCAACCAGACGTTGGCCGACTTTCAGCTCACCCAGGCCAAGCTTGCCCAGATGGCTACCACCATCGACAGCTCTGCATTGCTGGTGTACCGGGCTGCCTGGCAGCGGGATCAGGGCCGGCCAGTAACCAAGGAGGCCGCTATGGCCAAGATGGTGAGCACCGAGGGGGCTCAACATGTCATCGATGCGGCTGTCCAGCTGTGGGGTGGCATGGGGGTGGTCTCTGAGGTGCCTGTTGAGCGCCTGTACCGCGAGATCAGGGCCCTGCGGATCTATGAGGGGGCCACCGAGGTGCAGCAACTGATTATTGCCCGCGAACTGCTCAGGGACACCGGTTACTCCTCACTGCACAAACCGACCTGA
- a CDS encoding AMP-binding protein, with amino-acid sequence MPTAHLDTFARDNLPPPELQPDFLFNLPELQFPAQLNCAALLLDRHVNEGRGDRPCVRGGHTQWTYRELQDRADRIAHVLTRDMGLVPGNRVLLHAPNTPMSVACWFGIVKAGGIVVATMPLLRTKELKPIIDIGKISHALCDAGLADELLGAAQASAGLKHIRCFNAHGDQSLEALMTRHSEPYSNVDTAADDTCLIGFTSGTTGIPKATLHFHRDVMAICACWPRSVLKASSDDVFIGSPPLGFTFGLGGLVLFPMSIGASTVLLEKAGPAQLLDGIRDYGATVVFTAPTSYRVMAARGAEVRASRLRKCVSAGEALPASTRTQWREATGLELIDGIGATELLHIFISADEANARPGATGKVIPGYEACVMDATGHPVPPGTVGKLAVKGPTGCRYLNDERQRVYVKNGWNMTGDAYVMDEDGYFFYQSRTDDMIISAGYNIAAPDVEEGLMQHPAVLECAVVGVPDEERGQIVKAYVVLHQGNTADAAMVKALQDFVKKTMAPYKYPRAIAFMEKLPRTQSGKLQRFLLRDI; translated from the coding sequence ATGCCCACTGCTCACTTGGACACTTTTGCGCGCGACAACCTTCCCCCTCCGGAGTTGCAACCGGACTTTCTTTTCAATCTGCCGGAGTTGCAGTTCCCCGCCCAACTGAATTGCGCCGCCTTGCTGTTGGACCGTCATGTGAATGAAGGGCGGGGTGATCGTCCTTGTGTACGGGGGGGCCACACGCAGTGGACCTACCGGGAACTCCAGGACCGGGCCGACCGTATTGCCCATGTGTTGACCCGTGACATGGGCCTGGTGCCGGGCAACCGTGTGCTCTTGCATGCCCCCAATACGCCTATGTCGGTGGCCTGCTGGTTCGGTATTGTCAAAGCCGGGGGCATTGTGGTGGCCACCATGCCCTTGCTGCGCACCAAGGAGCTCAAGCCGATCATCGACATCGGGAAAATCAGCCATGCCTTGTGCGATGCCGGGCTTGCGGACGAGCTATTGGGGGCGGCACAGGCAAGCGCCGGCCTGAAGCACATCCGGTGCTTCAATGCGCATGGCGATCAATCGCTGGAAGCGCTCATGACGCGGCACAGCGAACCGTACAGCAACGTGGACACAGCCGCCGATGACACCTGCCTGATTGGCTTTACCAGCGGTACGACCGGCATTCCCAAGGCGACTCTGCACTTCCACCGCGATGTCATGGCCATCTGTGCCTGCTGGCCGCGCTCAGTGCTCAAAGCCAGCTCGGACGATGTGTTCATCGGCAGTCCACCATTGGGCTTCACCTTCGGCTTGGGCGGTTTGGTGCTTTTCCCGATGTCTATCGGTGCCTCGACCGTCTTGCTCGAGAAGGCCGGGCCTGCCCAGTTGCTGGATGGCATTCGCGACTATGGCGCCACCGTGGTCTTCACCGCGCCGACCTCATACCGTGTGATGGCAGCGCGTGGTGCGGAGGTGCGCGCATCCCGGCTGCGCAAATGCGTTTCCGCTGGCGAAGCCTTGCCCGCGTCCACCCGCACACAGTGGCGCGAGGCAACCGGACTGGAACTGATTGACGGTATCGGTGCGACAGAGCTGTTGCATATCTTTATCTCCGCGGACGAGGCCAATGCACGCCCGGGAGCTACCGGCAAAGTCATCCCGGGCTATGAAGCGTGTGTGATGGATGCGACAGGCCATCCGGTTCCACCGGGTACGGTGGGCAAGCTGGCGGTCAAAGGGCCGACCGGGTGCCGCTATCTGAACGATGAGCGTCAGAGGGTTTACGTCAAGAACGGCTGGAACATGACGGGCGACGCCTATGTGATGGATGAGGACGGATACTTTTTCTACCAGTCCCGTACCGACGACATGATTATTTCTGCCGGGTACAACATCGCGGCACCGGACGTAGAGGAAGGCCTGATGCAACACCCCGCAGTGCTGGAATGCGCGGTCGTTGGCGTGCCTGACGAAGAGCGCGGCCAGATCGTCAAGGCGTATGTGGTGTTGCACCAAGGAAATACGGCAGACGCGGCCATGGTGAAGGCACTGCAGGACTTTGTTAAAAAGACCATGGCCCCTTACAAGTACCCGCGCGCGATCGCTTTCATGGAAAAACTGCCCCGGACCCAATCCGGCAAGCTGCAGCGTTTTCTTTTGCGTGATATTTGA
- a CDS encoding ABC transporter substrate-binding protein gives MAQTAEPVKVGLLSTLSGPGAGLGVDIRDGFQLAVKLAGNKLGGRPAEVIVADDQASPDVGRQTADRLVKRDKVDFMTGIVFSNVMLAAGAPTFASQTFYISANAGPSQYAGEQCNPYFFSASYQNDNMHEAAGQVVQDKGFKRVALIAPNYPAGKDALTGFKRFYKGEVASESLPALNQLNFGTELSQLRPSKADAVYIFLPGGMGINFIKQFVAAGLSKDMTLFGPGFSGDEDVIKAVGEPMLGMFNTSQWAHDMDNAANKKFVAEFEKEYGRLPTLYAAQGYDAAQLINAAVRDSKGKLEDKAAVRKALEAAKFDSVRGAFKFNNNHFPVQDYYLRVITKDSKGRVTNRMMGAVLKKHADAYASQCKMPG, from the coding sequence ATGGCACAAACGGCAGAACCTGTGAAGGTCGGTTTGTTGAGCACGCTTTCAGGGCCTGGCGCCGGTTTGGGCGTAGATATCCGGGACGGCTTCCAGCTGGCGGTGAAGCTGGCAGGTAACAAGCTGGGGGGGCGACCCGCAGAAGTGATCGTGGCCGATGACCAGGCCAGCCCGGATGTAGGGCGCCAAACTGCAGATCGCTTGGTCAAGCGCGACAAGGTGGACTTCATGACCGGCATTGTTTTCTCCAACGTCATGTTGGCCGCCGGAGCGCCCACTTTTGCATCTCAGACCTTCTACATCAGCGCCAACGCGGGACCGTCGCAGTACGCTGGTGAGCAATGCAACCCTTACTTCTTCAGTGCTTCGTACCAGAACGACAACATGCATGAAGCGGCAGGACAAGTGGTGCAGGACAAGGGTTTTAAGCGGGTCGCACTGATTGCGCCCAACTACCCTGCCGGCAAGGATGCGCTCACCGGCTTCAAGCGCTTTTACAAGGGGGAAGTCGCCTCTGAATCATTGCCTGCATTAAATCAGCTCAACTTCGGCACTGAGCTCTCACAATTGCGGCCATCCAAGGCGGATGCGGTGTACATCTTTTTGCCCGGCGGTATGGGGATTAACTTCATCAAGCAGTTTGTGGCTGCAGGCTTGTCCAAAGACATGACCCTGTTTGGTCCCGGTTTCTCAGGAGATGAGGATGTGATCAAGGCCGTGGGCGAGCCCATGTTGGGCATGTTCAACACCAGCCAATGGGCGCACGATATGGACAACGCAGCCAATAAGAAGTTTGTCGCCGAGTTCGAAAAGGAATACGGCCGTTTGCCTACCCTCTATGCTGCCCAAGGCTATGACGCTGCCCAATTGATCAACGCCGCAGTTCGCGACAGCAAGGGCAAACTTGAGGACAAGGCCGCAGTGCGTAAAGCGCTGGAAGCTGCAAAGTTTGACTCCGTGCGTGGCGCATTCAAGTTCAACAACAACCACTTCCCCGTTCAGGACTACTACCTCCGGGTAATCACCAAAGACAGCAAAGGGCGTGTGACCAACCGCATGATGGGTGCAGTCCTGAAGAAGCACGCAGACGCCTACGCAAGCCAGTGCAAGATGCCCGGCTGA
- a CDS encoding branched-chain amino acid ABC transporter permease, with protein MNSILLLEQAFNGLQFGLMLFLLAAGLTLVFGIMDMINLAHGSLYMVGAYLIAAITAATGSYWWGLAGGVLGAGVFGAVLELSILRHFYQRDHLSQVLGTFAILLMCNEGVRLIWGAQPVPLNTPDMLAGPVEVLPGFFYSSFSLFIIGVGLLVALLMYVLITRTRLGMQVRAGAANREMAMAMGVNVSALFTAIFALGAALCGVAGGMLGPVLAVQVGMGESILIVAFVVIVIGGIGSIRGAFLGALLVGVIDTAGRTFMPLLFSRLMSPEAAANAAPAVASILIYLLMATVLFFKPRGLFPTHG; from the coding sequence ATGAATTCAATTCTTTTGTTGGAGCAGGCCTTCAATGGCCTGCAGTTCGGTTTGATGTTGTTCCTGCTTGCCGCCGGGCTGACCCTGGTCTTTGGCATCATGGACATGATCAACCTTGCCCACGGTTCCCTTTACATGGTGGGGGCCTATCTGATTGCGGCGATCACGGCCGCGACCGGGAGCTATTGGTGGGGCCTCGCTGGCGGGGTTTTGGGGGCGGGGGTATTCGGTGCGGTGTTGGAGCTCAGCATCCTGCGCCATTTTTATCAACGCGATCACCTTTCGCAGGTGCTGGGTACCTTCGCCATTCTGTTGATGTGCAACGAAGGTGTTCGCCTGATTTGGGGCGCACAACCGGTCCCCTTGAACACGCCGGATATGCTTGCAGGGCCGGTCGAAGTTTTACCGGGCTTTTTCTACTCCTCGTTCAGCCTGTTCATCATCGGAGTGGGGCTGTTGGTGGCCTTGCTGATGTATGTGCTCATTACGCGCACCCGTTTGGGGATGCAGGTGCGGGCCGGCGCAGCTAACCGTGAAATGGCGATGGCAATGGGGGTGAATGTGTCCGCCTTGTTCACTGCCATCTTTGCGTTGGGAGCGGCACTGTGTGGTGTAGCGGGTGGCATGCTCGGGCCGGTGCTGGCGGTTCAGGTCGGCATGGGAGAGAGCATTTTGATTGTGGCCTTCGTGGTCATTGTGATCGGTGGCATCGGCTCCATCCGTGGCGCTTTTCTGGGGGCTTTGCTGGTGGGTGTCATTGACACCGCTGGTCGCACTTTTATGCCGCTGCTCTTTTCCCGTTTGATGTCGCCCGAGGCTGCGGCGAATGCGGCACCTGCGGTGGCGTCCATTCTCATTTACCTGCTGATGGCGACCGTTTTGTTTTTCAAACCACGGGGCTTGTTTCCTACCCATGGCTAA